The following coding sequences are from one uncultured Tateyamaria sp. window:
- the rpsT gene encoding 30S ribosomal protein S20 → MANSPQAKKRARQNEKRFAVNKARRSRIRTHLRKVEEAIASGDKDAASDALKAAQPELMRGVTKGVYHKNTASRKMSRLSARVKALG, encoded by the coding sequence ATGGCAAATTCGCCTCAGGCCAAGAAGCGGGCCCGTCAAAACGAAAAACGCTTCGCCGTGAACAAGGCGCGCCGGTCGCGCATCCGGACGCATCTGCGCAAAGTCGAAGAGGCGATCGCCTCGGGTGACAAGGATGCAGCATCGGACGCACTGAAAGCCGCACAGCCCGAGCTGATGCGCGGCGTGACCAAGGGTGTGTATCACAAGAACACAGCCTCGCGGAAAATGTCGCGTCTCTCCGCACGGGTCAAAGCACTGGGGTAA